One stretch of Aquimarina sp. Aq107 DNA includes these proteins:
- a CDS encoding leucine-rich repeat domain-containing protein codes for MRKLQFVTCFFLFRIICFAQVDKKTSIAEVISAGGQLTSLYLDCNELEDFSTKIKKLEHIQSLYLTDCNLTQTPKQIVRLNTLKLLNLKGNKLSRIPIEFRQLHQLSVLNLRANKLEQLPEFLIQLSNLREIDLANNPDLDIAQATEVLIGLENLDFLYLSENNLKNIPGNFIHLNKLTELHLKKNPDLDLEQVFSVLSGINSLKVLALSENDLNVIPKKLNSLNSLEGLMLDNNPNLSISKLVTVLKDCPNIKVVLLRDNNLKFLPKDLKGFSSLKVLELSKNNFSQTEKERIKNELSDTKVIF; via the coding sequence ATGAGAAAATTACAATTTGTTACTTGCTTCTTTCTATTTCGAATTATATGTTTCGCGCAGGTTGATAAAAAAACATCTATTGCAGAAGTTATTAGTGCGGGAGGTCAATTAACCTCTTTATATCTCGATTGCAATGAGTTGGAGGATTTTTCTACGAAAATAAAGAAATTAGAACATATACAATCCTTATATCTGACGGACTGTAATCTAACGCAAACCCCAAAGCAGATTGTACGATTGAATACGTTAAAACTCTTAAACTTAAAAGGTAATAAGCTTTCTAGGATACCCATAGAATTTAGGCAATTACATCAATTGTCAGTATTAAACTTAAGAGCAAATAAATTAGAACAATTGCCTGAATTCTTGATTCAATTATCGAATCTTAGGGAAATTGATTTGGCTAATAATCCGGATTTAGACATAGCGCAAGCTACTGAAGTTCTAATAGGGCTAGAAAACCTTGACTTTCTATATTTAAGCGAAAATAATTTAAAGAATATCCCAGGCAATTTTATACATTTAAATAAACTTACAGAATTACATCTTAAAAAAAATCCAGATCTGGATTTAGAGCAAGTATTCAGTGTTTTAAGTGGTATTAATTCGCTTAAAGTTTTGGCATTATCTGAAAATGATCTTAATGTAATTCCTAAAAAATTAAATTCGTTAAACAGTCTTGAAGGTTTGATGTTAGACAATAATCCTAATCTTTCTATTTCAAAATTAGTTACTGTTTTAAAAGACTGTCCAAATATTAAAGTGGTATTACTTAGAGATAACAATTTGAAGTTTTTACCAAAAGATTTAAAGGGATTTTCTTCGCTTAAGGTTTTAGAATTAAGTAAAAATAACTTTTCTCAAACGGAAAAAGAACGTATCAAAAATGAATTGTCAGATACTAAAGTTATTTTTTGA
- a CDS encoding GNAT family N-acetyltransferase: MNSYLFQSERLGFRNWDVSDVDVFFSEINNDDDVMEFFPFKPTREQTKEFILRMQHMYSKIGFCYFAVDLLETKKLIGFIGLSEQTYIKELGTFVDIGWRLKKSVWRKGYATEGAVACLQYGFKHLGLNTIYSVASETNINSIAVMKKIGMQQIKTFDHPKLVNYPDLVSCVLFSVTS, encoded by the coding sequence ATGAATTCATATTTATTTCAATCAGAGAGACTTGGTTTCCGAAACTGGGATGTTAGTGACGTAGATGTCTTTTTTAGTGAAATCAATAACGATGACGATGTCATGGAATTCTTCCCGTTTAAACCTACACGAGAACAAACAAAAGAATTTATTTTACGTATGCAACATATGTATAGTAAAATCGGTTTTTGTTATTTCGCAGTAGACTTATTAGAAACTAAAAAATTAATTGGTTTTATCGGTCTTAGCGAACAAACTTACATAAAAGAACTAGGAACTTTTGTTGATATTGGTTGGAGACTTAAAAAATCAGTTTGGAGAAAAGGATATGCTACAGAAGGTGCAGTAGCTTGTTTACAATACGGTTTTAAACATCTAGGGTTGAATACAATTTATTCGGTAGCTTCTGAGACAAATATAAACTCCATTGCTGTAATGAAGAAAATTGGAATGCAACAAATTAAAACATTTGATCACCCCAAATTAGTTAACTATCCTGATTTAGTATCTTGTGTTTTGTTTTCTGTAACTTCATAA
- a CDS encoding nuclear transport factor 2 family protein → MSSKNYSLFLVIAFLIIVFQSYGQEELFHQKINQDMYGNFSEAFKNLDYSLFASIHSKEMIRISGSGGEIKKVQDYLNGYKKRWKNPKTTVSIINFRLLERITSDTLVSDRGIYRASYTNDKNEKKFFYGKFHVLLRLENNTWKILIDYDSDEKGTINQQSYDAAFSLSNYKKYWENKN, encoded by the coding sequence ATGTCTTCTAAAAACTACTCCTTATTTTTAGTTATTGCTTTTCTAATAATTGTTTTTCAATCCTATGGACAAGAAGAATTATTCCACCAAAAGATTAATCAAGATATGTATGGTAATTTTTCTGAAGCCTTTAAAAATTTAGATTATTCTTTATTTGCTTCTATTCATAGTAAGGAAATGATCAGAATATCTGGAAGTGGAGGAGAAATTAAAAAAGTGCAAGATTACCTAAATGGTTATAAAAAAAGATGGAAGAATCCAAAAACAACTGTTTCAATTATAAATTTTAGACTGTTAGAAAGGATAACTTCAGATACTTTAGTTTCTGATCGTGGAATATATAGAGCATCATATACCAATGACAAAAACGAAAAGAAATTTTTCTATGGAAAGTTTCATGTATTACTACGACTAGAAAATAATACTTGGAAGATACTAATCGATTATGACTCTGATGAAAAAGGTACCATAAACCAGCAATCTTATGATGCAGCTTTTTCTCTTTCAAACTATAAAAAATATTGGGAAAACAAGAATTAA
- the lspA gene encoding signal peptidase II has protein sequence MKKINRKIRILLILSLIMLNIGCDQISKTMVRQTIAPDQKIEVFKDNFILTKVENSGAAYSLGSDLAPLLKIILLQILPVIVLIFLLRLILIKTNYSKETILGFTFIIGGGIGNLYDRIIHGSVTDFMIMDLGIIKTEIFNMADVSIMIGSFIIIIVSIFSKQSSFFKEVNN, from the coding sequence ATGAAAAAAATAAATCGAAAAATAAGAATTCTACTTATACTATCTCTAATAATGCTTAACATAGGTTGTGATCAAATTTCTAAAACCATGGTAAGACAGACCATCGCTCCTGACCAAAAAATTGAAGTGTTTAAAGATAATTTTATTTTGACCAAAGTAGAAAACAGTGGTGCAGCTTATAGTCTGGGGTCTGATTTAGCACCTTTATTAAAGATTATTTTATTACAAATACTTCCAGTAATTGTATTAATATTTTTATTACGACTAATATTAATCAAAACTAACTACTCTAAAGAAACTATATTAGGTTTTACATTTATTATTGGTGGTGGTATAGGTAATCTATATGATCGCATTATACATGGATCTGTTACAGATTTTATGATTATGGATTTGGGTATTATAAAAACTGAAATATTTAATATGGCAGATGTTTCTATAATGATAGGATCATTTATCATTATTATCGTATCCATTTTTAGTAAACAAAGTTCTTTTTTTAAAGAAGTAAACAATTAA
- a CDS encoding carboxymuconolactone decarboxylase family protein, translating into MSWIKEISFENATGQLKRIYDRVKGPNNNIDNVLSIHSLRPHTLVGHMGLYKNVLHNANNTLPKWYLETLGVYVSNLNQCEYCVEHHAAGLKRLLKDNTKYDMVIDSIKKNQMDLVFSDQYLEGIRYAYKLTLSHSTITQSDIENLRNHKLTDGEILEINQVVSYFNYVNRTVVGLGVNTKGDIIGLSPNDNDDPENWGHS; encoded by the coding sequence ATGAGTTGGATTAAAGAAATCTCATTCGAAAATGCTACTGGTCAGTTAAAACGAATATATGATCGGGTCAAAGGACCGAACAATAATATTGATAATGTACTATCAATACATAGTCTAAGACCTCATACACTAGTTGGACATATGGGATTATACAAAAATGTATTGCACAATGCCAATAATACCTTGCCTAAGTGGTATTTAGAAACACTTGGCGTATATGTAAGTAATTTAAATCAATGCGAGTACTGTGTAGAGCATCATGCTGCAGGTTTAAAACGTTTGTTAAAGGATAATACTAAATACGATATGGTGATTGATTCTATTAAAAAGAACCAAATGGATCTTGTATTTAGTGATCAGTATTTAGAAGGAATACGATATGCTTACAAATTGACATTATCGCACAGCACTATAACCCAATCTGATATCGAAAATCTTAGAAATCATAAACTAACAGATGGAGAAATATTAGAAATTAATCAAGTAGTAAGTTATTTCAATTATGTAAATAGAACCGTAGTTGGGCTTGGAGTTAATACAAAAGGAGATATCATTGGTTTATCTCCTAATGATAATGATGATCCAGAAAACTGGGGACATTCGTAA
- a CDS encoding sialidase family protein has translation MNLFFKFIMLFVVTFSITFNVHSQEKPKEKSKNPFSGLAFRNIGPAMTSGRIADIAIHPENENIWYVAVGSGGVWKTSNSGTTWTPLFDKQKVYSIGCVTIDANNPNTIWVGTGENVGGRHVGFGDGIYVSHNDGKTWKNMGLENSEHISKIIIHPENSDIIWVASQGPLWSKGGDRGVFKTSDGGKTWKRTLGDQEWVGATDMLIDPNNPDVLYAATWQRHRTVAGYLGGGPGSGLHKSTDGGETWQPLKNGIPKSNLGKIGLAMSPFNAEVIYAAIELDRRKGGVYMSANGGTTWRKQSDAVSGGTGPHYYQELIASPHQEGTLFMMNNSALISRDHGKTFTNMPRSNQHSDSHALVFKKSDPNYLLIGTDGGLYESFDHTKSWKYVRNLPITQYFKIAVDDALPFYNVYGGTQDNGSHGGPSRTIISNGIASADWWKTLGADGAQTATEPGNPDITYGEFQQGALWRIDSKTRETVFIQPQAREGDPFERFNWDAPIVVSTHNPKRLYFASQRVWKSENRGDGWEPISKDLTLNQERVTFPYYDKPQSWDNAWDVYAMSNYNTITSLAESPKQEGLLYAGTDDGLIQVTEDGGASWRKITLNTIKGLPTTPFVNDVRADLFDANVVYAALDNHKYGDYKPYIIKSSDKGKTWTLINGNLPNKLLIWRLVQDHVKKDLLFAATEFGVYFTSNGGVSWTKLEGGMPTIPIRDITIQRRENDLVAGSFGRGIFILDDITPLRNFNKSMNTTEATLFPVKKVDWYRQASRVGSQGDAEWIAKNPPFGANFTYYMPAKIKSKKEIRKQKEKKGNAKFPGWKALEDEERQDGPLLQLVIKDENGKIVNTVKGTNKKGFNRVNWNLTYPRKNGERLRTPRNTRGGFRRGGIMVTPGNYTVTLLKRIDGVTTVLQGPESFNVTPLFEGALPRQPYEEMDKFREATFAFQQDLTATNISLSRSQQTVAAMLRAFNKATTSSDDLYKRLNETKIALLDIDKELNGDKIKDQIGERSNPTASNGGSLGRFLGNTYGPTEEHKTFLKTVLSQLKKVKAKLQPIIDSTLPALENELKIAGAPWIEGQGLIKN, from the coding sequence ATGAATCTTTTTTTCAAATTCATTATGCTTTTTGTAGTAACATTTAGCATAACTTTTAATGTACATTCTCAAGAAAAACCTAAAGAGAAATCCAAAAATCCATTTAGTGGATTAGCATTTAGAAATATTGGTCCAGCTATGACCTCAGGAAGAATAGCAGATATAGCTATTCATCCAGAAAATGAAAACATATGGTACGTAGCTGTAGGATCAGGTGGTGTATGGAAAACTTCAAACTCTGGAACAACTTGGACTCCTTTATTTGATAAACAAAAGGTATACTCTATAGGATGTGTCACTATTGATGCTAATAATCCTAACACGATCTGGGTTGGTACCGGAGAAAACGTTGGTGGACGTCACGTAGGTTTTGGTGATGGTATTTATGTAAGTCATAATGACGGTAAAACATGGAAAAATATGGGTTTAGAAAACTCTGAACATATTTCTAAGATTATTATTCATCCTGAAAATTCTGATATTATATGGGTCGCTTCCCAAGGTCCACTTTGGAGTAAGGGTGGTGATCGAGGTGTTTTTAAAACAAGTGATGGCGGAAAAACATGGAAGCGTACACTTGGAGATCAAGAATGGGTTGGTGCTACTGATATGCTTATAGATCCAAATAATCCAGATGTTTTGTATGCAGCAACTTGGCAAAGACATAGAACAGTCGCTGGTTATTTAGGAGGTGGTCCTGGATCGGGGCTTCATAAAAGTACCGATGGAGGAGAAACTTGGCAACCACTCAAGAATGGAATTCCTAAATCAAATCTTGGTAAAATAGGATTAGCAATGTCTCCATTTAATGCTGAAGTTATTTATGCAGCTATCGAATTAGATAGAAGAAAAGGAGGTGTATATATGTCTGCTAATGGAGGTACAACTTGGCGTAAACAATCAGATGCTGTTTCTGGAGGTACTGGACCTCATTATTATCAAGAATTAATTGCATCTCCTCATCAGGAAGGAACACTTTTTATGATGAATAATAGTGCTTTGATTTCACGAGATCACGGGAAAACATTCACGAATATGCCTAGATCTAATCAGCATAGTGATAGTCATGCTTTGGTTTTTAAAAAATCTGACCCTAATTATTTATTAATCGGAACTGATGGTGGTTTATATGAAAGTTTTGATCATACCAAAAGTTGGAAATATGTTAGAAATTTACCAATTACGCAATATTTTAAAATAGCGGTAGATGATGCTCTACCTTTCTATAATGTTTATGGAGGTACTCAGGACAATGGATCTCATGGAGGACCATCTAGAACTATTATTTCTAATGGTATCGCAAGTGCAGATTGGTGGAAAACATTAGGGGCAGATGGGGCGCAGACTGCTACGGAACCTGGAAATCCAGATATAACGTATGGAGAATTCCAACAGGGTGCTCTGTGGCGAATAGATAGTAAAACAAGAGAGACTGTCTTTATTCAACCTCAAGCAAGAGAAGGTGATCCATTTGAACGTTTTAATTGGGATGCTCCTATCGTAGTAAGTACACATAATCCCAAAAGACTTTATTTTGCTTCTCAACGTGTCTGGAAATCAGAAAATAGAGGAGATGGTTGGGAACCTATATCCAAAGATTTAACGCTGAATCAAGAACGTGTTACTTTTCCGTATTATGATAAACCACAGAGTTGGGATAATGCCTGGGATGTTTATGCAATGTCTAATTATAATACAATTACCTCATTAGCAGAATCTCCAAAACAAGAAGGATTGTTGTATGCAGGTACAGATGATGGTTTAATTCAGGTAACAGAAGATGGAGGTGCTTCTTGGAGAAAAATTACACTAAATACAATTAAAGGATTACCTACGACTCCTTTTGTTAATGATGTACGGGCAGACCTTTTTGATGCTAATGTAGTTTATGCTGCGTTGGATAATCATAAATATGGTGACTATAAACCTTATATTATAAAAAGTAGTGATAAAGGAAAAACTTGGACATTAATTAATGGGAACTTGCCAAATAAATTACTGATTTGGCGATTAGTTCAGGATCATGTTAAGAAAGATTTATTGTTTGCTGCGACTGAGTTCGGAGTTTACTTTACTTCTAATGGCGGTGTTAGTTGGACTAAATTAGAAGGAGGGATGCCAACAATTCCAATTAGAGATATCACAATCCAAAGACGCGAAAACGATTTGGTAGCAGGTTCATTTGGTAGAGGAATATTTATTTTGGATGACATTACGCCATTACGTAACTTTAATAAAAGTATGAATACTACAGAAGCTACTTTATTCCCTGTTAAGAAAGTAGATTGGTATCGACAAGCAAGTAGAGTTGGCAGTCAAGGTGATGCAGAATGGATTGCTAAAAATCCACCCTTTGGGGCTAATTTTACGTATTATATGCCAGCTAAAATCAAGTCTAAAAAAGAGATAAGAAAACAAAAAGAAAAAAAAGGAAATGCTAAATTTCCTGGATGGAAAGCTCTTGAAGATGAAGAAAGACAGGATGGTCCTTTATTGCAATTGGTTATCAAAGATGAAAATGGAAAGATAGTAAATACTGTAAAAGGCACGAACAAAAAAGGTTTTAACCGTGTTAACTGGAATTTAACCTATCCTCGTAAAAATGGAGAACGTTTGAGAACACCACGAAATACTCGTGGTGGATTTCGTAGAGGAGGAATTATGGTTACACCAGGAAATTATACGGTGACATTATTAAAGCGAATTGATGGTGTAACTACCGTATTACAAGGTCCGGAATCGTTTAATGTAACTCCTTTGTTTGAAGGGGCATTACCTAGACAACCATATGAAGAAATGGATAAGTTTAGAGAAGCTACCTTTGCATTCCAACAGGATTTAACCGCAACCAATATCTCATTATCAAGGAGCCAACAAACAGTTGCTGCTATGTTAAGAGCTTTCAATAAAGCAACTACTTCATCTGATGACTTGTATAAGAGGTTAAATGAAACTAAAATAGCTTTACTAGACATTGATAAAGAACTTAACGGTGATAAAATAAAGGATCAAATTGGAGAGCGATCTAATCCTACTGCTAGTAATGGCGGTTCATTAGGAAGATTTTTGGGTAATACATATGGTCCAACAGAAGAACATAAGACTTTCTTAAAAACAGTGCTGAGTCAGTTAAAGAAAGTGAAAGCTAAATTACAACCCATTATAGATTCTACGTTACCAGCGCTTGAGAATGAGTTAAAAATTGCTGGTGCACCTTGGATAGAAGGCCAAGGATTAATTAAGAATTAA
- the glyA gene encoding serine hydroxymethyltransferase, whose product MQRDEQIFDLIQDEKERQINGLELIASENFVSEQVMEAAGSVLTNKYAEGYPGKRYYGGCSVVDIVEQIAIDRAKELFGAEYANVQPHSGSQANTAVYHACLKPGDKILGFDLSHGGHLTHGSPVNFSGKLYNPVFYGVEKETGRLNYDKIQEIATAEKPQLIIAGASAYSREIDYKRFREIADSVGAILLADIAHPSGMIAKGVIADPIPHCHVVTTTTHKTLRGPRGGLILMGKDFENPFGITLKSGKKRMMSSLLDSAVFPGNQGGPLEHIIAAKAIAFGEALTDEFLHYIIQVKKNAATMADAFVKKGYEVISSGTDNHMMLIDLRNKNVTGKQAEEALGVAEITVNKNMVPFDDKSPFVTSGIRIGVAAVTTRGLKEDDMLAIVELIDRVINNVENEEELHNIANDVNAMMADKPLFVV is encoded by the coding sequence ATGCAACGCGACGAACAGATTTTTGATTTAATACAGGACGAAAAAGAGCGTCAGATTAATGGATTAGAATTGATTGCTTCAGAGAATTTTGTAAGTGAACAAGTAATGGAAGCTGCCGGTTCGGTATTAACAAATAAATACGCAGAAGGGTACCCTGGTAAGCGTTATTATGGAGGATGCTCTGTAGTAGATATAGTAGAACAAATTGCAATTGATCGTGCTAAGGAATTGTTCGGAGCCGAATATGCAAATGTACAACCACATTCTGGATCACAGGCAAATACAGCAGTGTATCACGCTTGTTTAAAACCTGGAGATAAAATATTAGGATTTGATCTTTCTCATGGAGGACATCTTACTCATGGATCTCCTGTAAACTTTTCTGGTAAATTATACAATCCTGTTTTTTATGGAGTAGAGAAGGAGACTGGGAGATTGAACTATGATAAAATTCAAGAAATTGCTACTGCAGAAAAGCCACAGTTAATTATAGCTGGAGCTTCTGCATATTCTAGAGAGATTGATTACAAAAGATTTAGAGAGATTGCAGATAGTGTAGGAGCTATTTTATTAGCAGATATAGCACATCCTTCTGGGATGATTGCTAAAGGAGTAATAGCAGATCCTATTCCTCACTGTCATGTTGTAACTACTACAACGCATAAGACATTAAGAGGACCAAGAGGTGGACTAATATTAATGGGGAAAGATTTTGAAAATCCCTTTGGAATTACTCTTAAGAGTGGGAAGAAAAGAATGATGTCTTCTCTACTTGATAGTGCCGTATTCCCAGGAAATCAAGGTGGTCCTTTAGAACATATTATTGCAGCAAAAGCAATTGCTTTTGGAGAAGCATTAACTGATGAGTTTTTACACTATATTATTCAGGTAAAGAAAAATGCGGCTACTATGGCAGATGCATTTGTAAAGAAGGGATATGAAGTGATTTCTTCAGGTACTGACAACCATATGATGTTGATTGATCTTAGAAATAAAAATGTAACAGGAAAGCAAGCAGAAGAAGCATTGGGAGTTGCAGAAATTACTGTGAATAAAAATATGGTTCCTTTTGATGATAAATCACCATTTGTAACTTCTGGTATCCGTATTGGTGTTGCTGCTGTTACTACACGTGGATTAAAGGAAGATGATATGCTGGCAATCGTAGAATTGATTGATAGAGTTATAAATAATGTAGAGAACGAAGAAGAATTGCACAATATAGCAAACGATGTAAATGCAATGATGGCTGATAAACCATTATTTGTGGTATAA
- the fahA gene encoding fumarylacetoacetase, with protein MPITANNPNRKTWIKTPMNTDFPIQNIPFGVFLTRDDVITIGTRIGDTAIDLGALHQLGYFDEIPLTDDIFLQDSLNDFISDGKKTWRLVRNRIAEIFDAENDALKTNKEHCKIVLFTLDEIEMQLPVTVGDYTDFYSSIEHATNVGTMFRDPDNALLPNWLHIPVGYHGRSSSIIPSGIPVHRPQGQKLINGTEKPIFGPSRLVDFELEMAFITTDANHLGEPIPIEEAEDYIFGLVLFNDWSARDIQKWEYVPLGPFLAKNFASSISPWIVTLDALEPYRVAGPKPLKEQLPYLQYKGNKSFDINLEVAIQPEKAKETIVSKSNFKHMYWNMSQQLAHHTINGCPVNSGDMMGSGTISGPTPDSYGSMLELSWRGEKPVQLKEGGSRKFIEDNDTVIMRGHCEKDGVRIGFGEVSTKLLPVFKK; from the coding sequence ATGCCCATAACTGCAAATAATCCAAATAGAAAAACCTGGATAAAAACTCCAATGAATACGGATTTCCCTATTCAAAACATACCTTTTGGAGTCTTTCTTACCAGAGATGATGTAATAACTATAGGAACCAGAATTGGAGACACTGCTATTGATCTTGGCGCTCTTCATCAACTTGGTTATTTTGATGAAATTCCATTGACCGATGACATATTTTTACAGGATTCTCTAAACGATTTCATCTCTGATGGGAAAAAAACTTGGAGATTAGTTCGTAATAGAATAGCGGAAATTTTTGATGCTGAAAATGATGCGTTAAAAACAAATAAAGAACATTGTAAAATTGTACTTTTTACTTTGGATGAAATAGAAATGCAATTACCAGTTACTGTAGGTGATTATACAGACTTCTATAGTAGTATTGAACATGCTACTAACGTAGGAACTATGTTTAGAGACCCTGATAATGCTTTACTTCCTAATTGGTTACATATACCAGTCGGATATCACGGTCGTAGTAGTTCTATTATCCCATCAGGAATTCCCGTACATCGCCCACAAGGTCAAAAATTAATCAATGGTACAGAAAAACCAATTTTTGGACCATCCAGATTAGTAGATTTCGAATTAGAAATGGCCTTTATTACTACAGATGCTAATCATCTTGGAGAACCCATTCCTATTGAAGAAGCTGAAGATTATATTTTTGGTTTAGTTTTATTTAATGACTGGAGTGCTAGAGATATTCAGAAATGGGAATATGTTCCTTTAGGTCCCTTCTTAGCTAAAAACTTTGCTTCCTCAATATCACCGTGGATCGTTACATTAGATGCATTAGAACCATATCGTGTTGCAGGTCCAAAACCTCTTAAAGAACAATTACCTTATTTACAATATAAAGGAAATAAAAGTTTTGACATTAATCTAGAAGTTGCAATACAACCAGAAAAAGCTAAAGAAACAATTGTTTCTAAAAGTAATTTTAAACATATGTATTGGAATATGTCTCAGCAATTAGCGCATCACACCATAAACGGATGTCCAGTTAACTCTGGAGATATGATGGGTAGTGGTACGATATCAGGACCTACTCCAGATTCATATGGTTCTATGCTCGAATTAAGTTGGAGAGGAGAAAAACCTGTACAACTGAAAGAAGGTGGTAGTCGTAAGTTTATCGAAGATAATGATACTGTTATTATGCGAGGTCACTGCGAAAAAGATGGTGTAAGAATTGGGTTTGGAGAGGTCTCTACAAAACTACTTCCTGTCTTCAAAAAATAG
- a CDS encoding Crp/Fnr family transcriptional regulator: MISKDILLEAGATLKEYIRGEQLFKEGDNARYYFQVFSGEIKMNNYNDDGKEYIQGIFDTGKSFGEPPLFADFSYPANAEAISDSKVWLLPKDTFLKVLENNPSIHHKFTSTLALRLYYKAMMVSEISTQEPEHRILRILDHFKKNNQDGSTNSSLYKIELTRQQLADLTGLRVETVIRAVKKLEQKEELVIIERKIYR, encoded by the coding sequence ATGATATCAAAGGACATCTTACTAGAAGCTGGAGCCACCTTAAAAGAATATATCCGTGGTGAACAGCTTTTTAAAGAAGGTGATAATGCTCGTTATTATTTTCAAGTATTCTCCGGAGAAATCAAAATGAACAATTATAATGATGATGGAAAAGAATACATACAAGGTATTTTTGATACAGGGAAAAGTTTTGGAGAACCTCCATTATTTGCAGATTTTAGCTACCCAGCTAATGCAGAAGCTATTTCGGATTCAAAAGTATGGCTATTGCCGAAAGATACATTTCTTAAAGTACTAGAAAACAATCCGTCTATTCATCATAAATTTACGAGCACACTTGCTCTACGTCTTTATTATAAGGCTATGATGGTATCCGAAATTTCAACCCAAGAACCTGAACACAGAATTCTAAGAATTTTAGACCATTTCAAAAAAAATAATCAGGATGGTTCTACAAACTCTTCTCTTTACAAAATAGAGCTCACTCGACAGCAATTGGCAGATTTAACTGGCCTAAGAGTTGAAACTGTGATTAGAGCTGTCAAAAAATTAGAACAAAAAGAAGAATTGGTAATCATAGAACGAAAAATATATCGATAA
- a CDS encoding group III truncated hemoglobin — protein MKQIEKRDIETREDIFNLVSQFYGKIRKENILGPIFNQVISNWDEHFNILTDFWETNLLFVSNYKRNPIQIHQKVDATFHGNITEKHFGIWLNLWFATIDELYYGEKAQTAKRRARKMSTHLYIKMYESRILQKTTCPFLNEKNNGIS, from the coding sequence ATGAAACAAATAGAAAAAAGAGATATTGAAACCAGAGAAGATATTTTTAACCTAGTATCACAGTTCTATGGTAAAATAAGAAAGGAAAATATATTAGGCCCAATTTTTAATCAAGTAATAAGTAATTGGGACGAACACTTTAACATATTAACCGATTTCTGGGAAACCAATCTATTATTTGTTTCCAATTATAAAAGGAATCCTATCCAAATACACCAAAAAGTAGATGCAACCTTTCATGGGAATATAACAGAAAAACATTTTGGTATCTGGTTAAATTTATGGTTTGCAACAATTGATGAATTGTATTACGGAGAAAAGGCCCAAACTGCTAAAAGAAGAGCAAGGAAAATGTCGACACACCTGTATATAAAAATGTATGAATCCAGAATATTACAAAAAACTACTTGTCCTTTTCTTAACGAAAAGAACAACGGTATTTCTTAA
- the ytxJ gene encoding bacillithiol system redox-active protein YtxJ, which produces MGLFGKIFGSEDKEPKEEKQALPWQELKSLEQLDTIAKASVTKTQAIFKHSTRCGISRMVIKNFESSFDLSENEVDLYYLDLLNHRDISSEISAKFQVFHESPQFIIIRNGVTVHHASHSAITPQVLHQFV; this is translated from the coding sequence ATGGGATTATTCGGTAAAATATTTGGATCAGAGGACAAAGAACCTAAAGAAGAAAAGCAAGCACTACCTTGGCAAGAGTTAAAATCATTAGAGCAGTTAGATACGATTGCTAAAGCCTCTGTGACTAAAACACAAGCAATTTTTAAGCATTCTACTAGATGTGGAATTAGTAGAATGGTTATTAAAAATTTTGAAAGTAGTTTTGATCTTTCCGAAAATGAGGTTGATTTATATTATTTAGATTTATTAAATCACAGAGATATATCCTCAGAGATTTCGGCTAAGTTTCAGGTATTTCACGAATCTCCTCAATTCATAATAATTCGTAATGGAGTAACAGTACATCATGCTTCGCATAGTGCTATTACACCACAAGTTTTACATCAATTTGTTTAA